The following are encoded in a window of Vigna unguiculata cultivar IT97K-499-35 chromosome 8, ASM411807v1, whole genome shotgun sequence genomic DNA:
- the LOC114194387 gene encoding uncharacterized protein LOC114194387 isoform X4 translates to MDKARNVRRGSSVFSSTNKRRHKRKHKHNLLAVFSRGDLRFTEKLKKEKVRSLSAVGTASSSFQMSCHLSQPQQQQQTRDSSSALIATAKRFKLHKNFFNDCNGASVPRKLRSATKKRGRESMLLDSEKVKNKVDGIESLKKDSVKKSKKQGIRRQWTPREVVSGPITKDEEEVAETLYALAGMFPDNASNHNNKELEGESLPDNSSVLKNLEDNASAARALEASATIHESSPVEASKKSCLNEDFGQEQQPDFPESTTPFMPSHGTSRTINSQVMPSVIVKSENGNRVALHDPELSLAMGFSMPRQSRISQVERKPPVEFEAKDVDCKQQHMIKEQKGNEGLALWPGLSPLAPTGQPYLQSSSIKAPDWLEAAIRASKLDLMETSACSSSGRVFIPKRSWKKCAAHIHISHIIKSLEMPKRQVTKETRLFDCHQPRAHEGSKRGVLLQAHSLNGMKNGITSTVRNPNESKNIILQQQCHYREISQSASTPVVYGPQKQNFNFLSLSAGSNGLKVDNNNNNNKIGNRLEPLSKLQMPYFQSLAQQHGVVMPIPVAQSQYASTSFLDQLSVAGPQVRLQQPHYFGNPLCGTNYSSTLSHKQDHRSFWGLQQAEQSRSTVNFNITRTQFPNWQSGRHDSSAMSPCSQAILPCSSASQDTLGSKISSIPGQQKQLLPPFQDKWTRPSSSPFII, encoded by the exons ATGGACAAAGCTCGAAACGTGAGGCGTGGAAGCAGTGTGTTCTCAAGCACCAACAAGCGACGACACAAGCGCAAGCACAAACACAACCTCCTCGCTG TTTTCAGCCGTGGGGACCTTCGATTCACGGAGAAGTTGAAGAAGGAAAAGGTGAGAAGCTTGAGTGCGGTCGGAACGGCGTCGTCGAGCTTTCAAATGAGTTGCCATCTCTCTCAACcgcaacagcaacaacaaacaCGTGACTCTTCTTCAGCTCTCATTGCCACCGCCAAGAGATTCAAGCTTCATAAGAAT TTTTTTAATGACTGCAACGGTGCTTCTGTTCCGCGGAAGCTACGTTCAG CCACGAAGAAACGGGGTCGCGAATCCATGTTACTTGATTCAGAAAAGGTGAAGAATAAGGTGGATGGAATAGAATCTCTCAAAAAGGATAGTGTAAAGAAGTCCAAA AAACAAGGAATAAGACGACAATGGACCCCAAGAGAAGTTGTTTCTGGGCCCATCACAAAAGATGAGGAAGAGGTTGCTGAGACTCTCTATGCTTTGGCTGGAATGTTCCCTGACAATGCCTCCAATCACAATAATAAGGAACTAGAAGGGGAATCTTTGCCAGATAATTCATCAGTTTTGAAAAACTTGGAGGATAATGCTAGTGCTGCTCGTGCTCTTGAAG CCTCAGCAACTATTCATGAGAGCTCACCTGTAGAAGCttcaaaaaaaagttgtttgaaTGAAGATTTTGGTCAAGAACAACAGCCTGATTTTCCTGAGAGTACGACGCCCTTCATGCCATCTCATGGCACTTCTCGAACAATAAATTCCCAGGTCATGCCTAGTGTGATTGTTAAGAGTGAAAATGGCAACAGAGTTGCATTGCACGACCCTGAGTTAAGTCTAGCAATGGG ATTCAGTATGCCCAGACAATCAAGGATTTCTCAAGTAGAGAGGAAACCACCCGTGGAATTTGAG GCCAAAGACGTTGATTGCAAGCAACAGCATATGATCAAggaacaaaaaggaaatg aaggCCTTGCATTGTGGCCAGGCTTGTCTCCATTGGCACCAACTGGCCAGCCTTATCTTCA GTCTTCTTCTATTAAAGCTCCTGATTGGCTTGAAGCTGCAATCCGTGCCTCCAAACTGGATTTGATGGAAACTTCAGCTTGTTCGTCAAGTGGGAGG GTTTTTATTCCCAAGAGATCATGGAAAAAGTGTGCAGCTCATATTCACATCAGTCACATAATCAAGAGTTTAGAGATGCCAAAAAGACAGGTTACCAAAGAAACCAGGCTTTTTGACTGTCATCAACCGAGAGCACATGAAGGATCAAAGCGTGGAGTTCTTTTACAAGCGCACAGCTTAAACGGAATGAAAAATGGAATTACTTCTACTGTGAGGAATCCCAATGAAAGTAAGAATATTATTCTCCAGCAGCAATGTCATTATCGAGAGATATCACAGTCTGCTTCAACACCTGTGGTTTATGGCCCTCAAAAGCAA AATTTCAACTTCTTGTCCTTGTCAGCAGGAAGTAATGGGTTAAAGGTcgacaacaataataataacaacaaaattgGAAATAGGTTGGAACCATTATCAAAATTGCAAATGCCTTATTTTCAGTCACTAGCACAGCAGCATGGGGTGGTCATGCCAATTCCTGTGGCTCAGAGTCAGTATGCCTCCACTTCTTTCCTTGATCAGCTTTCTGTAGCAGGACCACAG GTTCGGTTGCAGCAACCTCATTATTTTGGTAACCCGTTATGTGGAACTAATTATAGTTCAACGCTCTCACATAAACAAGATCACCGAAGCTTTTGGGGGTTGCAACAAGCAGAGCAAAGTAGGTCCACAGTAAATTTCAATATAACGAGGACCCAATTTCCTAACTGGCAAAGTGGAAGGCATGATTCTTCGGCAATGAGTCCATGCTCCCAAGCCATTCTTCCCTGTTCCTCTGCATCACAAGATACGTTGGGATCTAAGATTTCTTCAATCCCTGGGCAACAGAAGCAGCTCCTTCCACCCTTCCAAGACAAATGGACCAGACCTTCATCATCTCCCTTCATTATATGA
- the LOC114194387 gene encoding uncharacterized protein LOC114194387 isoform X3 yields MDKARNVRRGSSVFSSTNKRRHKRKHKHNLLAVFSRGDLRFTEKLKKEKVRSLSAVGTASSSFQMSCHLSQPQQQQQTRDSSSALIATAKRFKLHKNFFNDCNGASVPRKLRSATKKRGRESMLLDSEKVKNKVDGIESLKKDSVKKSKVSVKQGIRRQWTPREVVSGPITKDEEEVAETLYALAGMFPDNASNHNNKELEGESLPDNSSVLKNLEDNASAARALEATIHESSPVEASKKSCLNEDFGQEQQPDFPESTTPFMPSHGTSRTINSQVMPSVIVKSENGNRVALHDPELSLAMGFSMPRQSRISQVERKPPVEFEAKDVDCKQQHMIKEQKGNEGLALWPGLSPLAPTGQPYLQSSSIKAPDWLEAAIRASKLDLMETSACSSSGRVFIPKRSWKKCAAHIHISHIIKSLEMPKRQVTKETRLFDCHQPRAHEGSKRGVLLQAHSLNGMKNGITSTVRNPNESKNIILQQQCHYREISQSASTPVVYGPQKQNFNFLSLSAGSNGLKVDNNNNNNKIGNRLEPLSKLQMPYFQSLAQQHGVVMPIPVAQSQYASTSFLDQLSVAGPQVRLQQPHYFGNPLCGTNYSSTLSHKQDHRSFWGLQQAEQSRSTVNFNITRTQFPNWQSGRHDSSAMSPCSQAILPCSSASQDTLGSKISSIPGQQKQLLPPFQDKWTRPSSSPFII; encoded by the exons ATGGACAAAGCTCGAAACGTGAGGCGTGGAAGCAGTGTGTTCTCAAGCACCAACAAGCGACGACACAAGCGCAAGCACAAACACAACCTCCTCGCTG TTTTCAGCCGTGGGGACCTTCGATTCACGGAGAAGTTGAAGAAGGAAAAGGTGAGAAGCTTGAGTGCGGTCGGAACGGCGTCGTCGAGCTTTCAAATGAGTTGCCATCTCTCTCAACcgcaacagcaacaacaaacaCGTGACTCTTCTTCAGCTCTCATTGCCACCGCCAAGAGATTCAAGCTTCATAAGAAT TTTTTTAATGACTGCAACGGTGCTTCTGTTCCGCGGAAGCTACGTTCAG CCACGAAGAAACGGGGTCGCGAATCCATGTTACTTGATTCAGAAAAGGTGAAGAATAAGGTGGATGGAATAGAATCTCTCAAAAAGGATAGTGTAAAGAAGTCCAAAGTGAGTGTT AAACAAGGAATAAGACGACAATGGACCCCAAGAGAAGTTGTTTCTGGGCCCATCACAAAAGATGAGGAAGAGGTTGCTGAGACTCTCTATGCTTTGGCTGGAATGTTCCCTGACAATGCCTCCAATCACAATAATAAGGAACTAGAAGGGGAATCTTTGCCAGATAATTCATCAGTTTTGAAAAACTTGGAGGATAATGCTAGTGCTGCTCGTGCTCTTGAAG CAACTATTCATGAGAGCTCACCTGTAGAAGCttcaaaaaaaagttgtttgaaTGAAGATTTTGGTCAAGAACAACAGCCTGATTTTCCTGAGAGTACGACGCCCTTCATGCCATCTCATGGCACTTCTCGAACAATAAATTCCCAGGTCATGCCTAGTGTGATTGTTAAGAGTGAAAATGGCAACAGAGTTGCATTGCACGACCCTGAGTTAAGTCTAGCAATGGG ATTCAGTATGCCCAGACAATCAAGGATTTCTCAAGTAGAGAGGAAACCACCCGTGGAATTTGAG GCCAAAGACGTTGATTGCAAGCAACAGCATATGATCAAggaacaaaaaggaaatg aaggCCTTGCATTGTGGCCAGGCTTGTCTCCATTGGCACCAACTGGCCAGCCTTATCTTCA GTCTTCTTCTATTAAAGCTCCTGATTGGCTTGAAGCTGCAATCCGTGCCTCCAAACTGGATTTGATGGAAACTTCAGCTTGTTCGTCAAGTGGGAGG GTTTTTATTCCCAAGAGATCATGGAAAAAGTGTGCAGCTCATATTCACATCAGTCACATAATCAAGAGTTTAGAGATGCCAAAAAGACAGGTTACCAAAGAAACCAGGCTTTTTGACTGTCATCAACCGAGAGCACATGAAGGATCAAAGCGTGGAGTTCTTTTACAAGCGCACAGCTTAAACGGAATGAAAAATGGAATTACTTCTACTGTGAGGAATCCCAATGAAAGTAAGAATATTATTCTCCAGCAGCAATGTCATTATCGAGAGATATCACAGTCTGCTTCAACACCTGTGGTTTATGGCCCTCAAAAGCAA AATTTCAACTTCTTGTCCTTGTCAGCAGGAAGTAATGGGTTAAAGGTcgacaacaataataataacaacaaaattgGAAATAGGTTGGAACCATTATCAAAATTGCAAATGCCTTATTTTCAGTCACTAGCACAGCAGCATGGGGTGGTCATGCCAATTCCTGTGGCTCAGAGTCAGTATGCCTCCACTTCTTTCCTTGATCAGCTTTCTGTAGCAGGACCACAG GTTCGGTTGCAGCAACCTCATTATTTTGGTAACCCGTTATGTGGAACTAATTATAGTTCAACGCTCTCACATAAACAAGATCACCGAAGCTTTTGGGGGTTGCAACAAGCAGAGCAAAGTAGGTCCACAGTAAATTTCAATATAACGAGGACCCAATTTCCTAACTGGCAAAGTGGAAGGCATGATTCTTCGGCAATGAGTCCATGCTCCCAAGCCATTCTTCCCTGTTCCTCTGCATCACAAGATACGTTGGGATCTAAGATTTCTTCAATCCCTGGGCAACAGAAGCAGCTCCTTCCACCCTTCCAAGACAAATGGACCAGACCTTCATCATCTCCCTTCATTATATGA
- the LOC114194387 gene encoding uncharacterized protein LOC114194387 isoform X1, whose amino-acid sequence MDKARNVRRGSSVFSSTNKRRHKRKHKHNLLAVFSRGDLRFTEKLKKEKVRSLSAVGTASSSFQMSCHLSQPQQQQQTRDSSSALIATAKRFKLHKNFFNDCNGASVPRKLRSATKKRGRESMLLDSEKVKNKVDGIESLKKDSVKKSKVSVKQGIRRQWTPREVVSGPITKDEEEVAETLYALAGMFPDNASNHNNKELEGESLPDNSSVLKNLEDNASAARALEASATIHESSPVEASKKSCLNEDFGQEQQPDFPESTTPFMPSHGTSRTINSQVMPSVIVKSENGNRVALHDPELSLAMGFSMPRQSRISQVERKPPVEFEAKDVDCKQQHMIKEQKGNEGLALWPGLSPLAPTGQPYLQSSSIKAPDWLEAAIRASKLDLMETSACSSSGRVFIPKRSWKKCAAHIHISHIIKSLEMPKRQVTKETRLFDCHQPRAHEGSKRGVLLQAHSLNGMKNGITSTVRNPNESKNIILQQQCHYREISQSASTPVVYGPQKQNFNFLSLSAGSNGLKVDNNNNNNKIGNRLEPLSKLQMPYFQSLAQQHGVVMPIPVAQSQYASTSFLDQLSVAGPQVRLQQPHYFGNPLCGTNYSSTLSHKQDHRSFWGLQQAEQSRSTVNFNITRTQFPNWQSGRHDSSAMSPCSQAILPCSSASQDTLGSKISSIPGQQKQLLPPFQDKWTRPSSSPFII is encoded by the exons ATGGACAAAGCTCGAAACGTGAGGCGTGGAAGCAGTGTGTTCTCAAGCACCAACAAGCGACGACACAAGCGCAAGCACAAACACAACCTCCTCGCTG TTTTCAGCCGTGGGGACCTTCGATTCACGGAGAAGTTGAAGAAGGAAAAGGTGAGAAGCTTGAGTGCGGTCGGAACGGCGTCGTCGAGCTTTCAAATGAGTTGCCATCTCTCTCAACcgcaacagcaacaacaaacaCGTGACTCTTCTTCAGCTCTCATTGCCACCGCCAAGAGATTCAAGCTTCATAAGAAT TTTTTTAATGACTGCAACGGTGCTTCTGTTCCGCGGAAGCTACGTTCAG CCACGAAGAAACGGGGTCGCGAATCCATGTTACTTGATTCAGAAAAGGTGAAGAATAAGGTGGATGGAATAGAATCTCTCAAAAAGGATAGTGTAAAGAAGTCCAAAGTGAGTGTT AAACAAGGAATAAGACGACAATGGACCCCAAGAGAAGTTGTTTCTGGGCCCATCACAAAAGATGAGGAAGAGGTTGCTGAGACTCTCTATGCTTTGGCTGGAATGTTCCCTGACAATGCCTCCAATCACAATAATAAGGAACTAGAAGGGGAATCTTTGCCAGATAATTCATCAGTTTTGAAAAACTTGGAGGATAATGCTAGTGCTGCTCGTGCTCTTGAAG CCTCAGCAACTATTCATGAGAGCTCACCTGTAGAAGCttcaaaaaaaagttgtttgaaTGAAGATTTTGGTCAAGAACAACAGCCTGATTTTCCTGAGAGTACGACGCCCTTCATGCCATCTCATGGCACTTCTCGAACAATAAATTCCCAGGTCATGCCTAGTGTGATTGTTAAGAGTGAAAATGGCAACAGAGTTGCATTGCACGACCCTGAGTTAAGTCTAGCAATGGG ATTCAGTATGCCCAGACAATCAAGGATTTCTCAAGTAGAGAGGAAACCACCCGTGGAATTTGAG GCCAAAGACGTTGATTGCAAGCAACAGCATATGATCAAggaacaaaaaggaaatg aaggCCTTGCATTGTGGCCAGGCTTGTCTCCATTGGCACCAACTGGCCAGCCTTATCTTCA GTCTTCTTCTATTAAAGCTCCTGATTGGCTTGAAGCTGCAATCCGTGCCTCCAAACTGGATTTGATGGAAACTTCAGCTTGTTCGTCAAGTGGGAGG GTTTTTATTCCCAAGAGATCATGGAAAAAGTGTGCAGCTCATATTCACATCAGTCACATAATCAAGAGTTTAGAGATGCCAAAAAGACAGGTTACCAAAGAAACCAGGCTTTTTGACTGTCATCAACCGAGAGCACATGAAGGATCAAAGCGTGGAGTTCTTTTACAAGCGCACAGCTTAAACGGAATGAAAAATGGAATTACTTCTACTGTGAGGAATCCCAATGAAAGTAAGAATATTATTCTCCAGCAGCAATGTCATTATCGAGAGATATCACAGTCTGCTTCAACACCTGTGGTTTATGGCCCTCAAAAGCAA AATTTCAACTTCTTGTCCTTGTCAGCAGGAAGTAATGGGTTAAAGGTcgacaacaataataataacaacaaaattgGAAATAGGTTGGAACCATTATCAAAATTGCAAATGCCTTATTTTCAGTCACTAGCACAGCAGCATGGGGTGGTCATGCCAATTCCTGTGGCTCAGAGTCAGTATGCCTCCACTTCTTTCCTTGATCAGCTTTCTGTAGCAGGACCACAG GTTCGGTTGCAGCAACCTCATTATTTTGGTAACCCGTTATGTGGAACTAATTATAGTTCAACGCTCTCACATAAACAAGATCACCGAAGCTTTTGGGGGTTGCAACAAGCAGAGCAAAGTAGGTCCACAGTAAATTTCAATATAACGAGGACCCAATTTCCTAACTGGCAAAGTGGAAGGCATGATTCTTCGGCAATGAGTCCATGCTCCCAAGCCATTCTTCCCTGTTCCTCTGCATCACAAGATACGTTGGGATCTAAGATTTCTTCAATCCCTGGGCAACAGAAGCAGCTCCTTCCACCCTTCCAAGACAAATGGACCAGACCTTCATCATCTCCCTTCATTATATGA
- the LOC114194387 gene encoding uncharacterized protein LOC114194387 isoform X2: MDKARNVRRGSSVFSSTNKRRHKRKHKHNLLAVFSRGDLRFTEKLKKEKVRSLSAVGTASSSFQMSCHLSQPQQQQQTRDSSSALIATAKRFKLHKNFFNDCNGASVPRKLRSATKKRGRESMLLDSEKVKNKVDGIESLKKDSVKKSKVSVKQGIRRQWTPREVVSGPITKDEEEVAETLYALAGMFPDNASNHNNKELEGESLPDNSSVLKNLEDNASAARALEASATIHESSPVEASKKSCLNEDFGQEQQPDFPESTTPFMPSHGTSRTINSQVMPSVIVKSENGNRVALHDPELSLAMGFSMPRQSRISQVERKPPVEFEAKDVDCKQQHMIKEQKGNGLALWPGLSPLAPTGQPYLQSSSIKAPDWLEAAIRASKLDLMETSACSSSGRVFIPKRSWKKCAAHIHISHIIKSLEMPKRQVTKETRLFDCHQPRAHEGSKRGVLLQAHSLNGMKNGITSTVRNPNESKNIILQQQCHYREISQSASTPVVYGPQKQNFNFLSLSAGSNGLKVDNNNNNNKIGNRLEPLSKLQMPYFQSLAQQHGVVMPIPVAQSQYASTSFLDQLSVAGPQVRLQQPHYFGNPLCGTNYSSTLSHKQDHRSFWGLQQAEQSRSTVNFNITRTQFPNWQSGRHDSSAMSPCSQAILPCSSASQDTLGSKISSIPGQQKQLLPPFQDKWTRPSSSPFII; this comes from the exons ATGGACAAAGCTCGAAACGTGAGGCGTGGAAGCAGTGTGTTCTCAAGCACCAACAAGCGACGACACAAGCGCAAGCACAAACACAACCTCCTCGCTG TTTTCAGCCGTGGGGACCTTCGATTCACGGAGAAGTTGAAGAAGGAAAAGGTGAGAAGCTTGAGTGCGGTCGGAACGGCGTCGTCGAGCTTTCAAATGAGTTGCCATCTCTCTCAACcgcaacagcaacaacaaacaCGTGACTCTTCTTCAGCTCTCATTGCCACCGCCAAGAGATTCAAGCTTCATAAGAAT TTTTTTAATGACTGCAACGGTGCTTCTGTTCCGCGGAAGCTACGTTCAG CCACGAAGAAACGGGGTCGCGAATCCATGTTACTTGATTCAGAAAAGGTGAAGAATAAGGTGGATGGAATAGAATCTCTCAAAAAGGATAGTGTAAAGAAGTCCAAAGTGAGTGTT AAACAAGGAATAAGACGACAATGGACCCCAAGAGAAGTTGTTTCTGGGCCCATCACAAAAGATGAGGAAGAGGTTGCTGAGACTCTCTATGCTTTGGCTGGAATGTTCCCTGACAATGCCTCCAATCACAATAATAAGGAACTAGAAGGGGAATCTTTGCCAGATAATTCATCAGTTTTGAAAAACTTGGAGGATAATGCTAGTGCTGCTCGTGCTCTTGAAG CCTCAGCAACTATTCATGAGAGCTCACCTGTAGAAGCttcaaaaaaaagttgtttgaaTGAAGATTTTGGTCAAGAACAACAGCCTGATTTTCCTGAGAGTACGACGCCCTTCATGCCATCTCATGGCACTTCTCGAACAATAAATTCCCAGGTCATGCCTAGTGTGATTGTTAAGAGTGAAAATGGCAACAGAGTTGCATTGCACGACCCTGAGTTAAGTCTAGCAATGGG ATTCAGTATGCCCAGACAATCAAGGATTTCTCAAGTAGAGAGGAAACCACCCGTGGAATTTGAG GCCAAAGACGTTGATTGCAAGCAACAGCATATGATCAAggaacaaaaaggaaatg gCCTTGCATTGTGGCCAGGCTTGTCTCCATTGGCACCAACTGGCCAGCCTTATCTTCA GTCTTCTTCTATTAAAGCTCCTGATTGGCTTGAAGCTGCAATCCGTGCCTCCAAACTGGATTTGATGGAAACTTCAGCTTGTTCGTCAAGTGGGAGG GTTTTTATTCCCAAGAGATCATGGAAAAAGTGTGCAGCTCATATTCACATCAGTCACATAATCAAGAGTTTAGAGATGCCAAAAAGACAGGTTACCAAAGAAACCAGGCTTTTTGACTGTCATCAACCGAGAGCACATGAAGGATCAAAGCGTGGAGTTCTTTTACAAGCGCACAGCTTAAACGGAATGAAAAATGGAATTACTTCTACTGTGAGGAATCCCAATGAAAGTAAGAATATTATTCTCCAGCAGCAATGTCATTATCGAGAGATATCACAGTCTGCTTCAACACCTGTGGTTTATGGCCCTCAAAAGCAA AATTTCAACTTCTTGTCCTTGTCAGCAGGAAGTAATGGGTTAAAGGTcgacaacaataataataacaacaaaattgGAAATAGGTTGGAACCATTATCAAAATTGCAAATGCCTTATTTTCAGTCACTAGCACAGCAGCATGGGGTGGTCATGCCAATTCCTGTGGCTCAGAGTCAGTATGCCTCCACTTCTTTCCTTGATCAGCTTTCTGTAGCAGGACCACAG GTTCGGTTGCAGCAACCTCATTATTTTGGTAACCCGTTATGTGGAACTAATTATAGTTCAACGCTCTCACATAAACAAGATCACCGAAGCTTTTGGGGGTTGCAACAAGCAGAGCAAAGTAGGTCCACAGTAAATTTCAATATAACGAGGACCCAATTTCCTAACTGGCAAAGTGGAAGGCATGATTCTTCGGCAATGAGTCCATGCTCCCAAGCCATTCTTCCCTGTTCCTCTGCATCACAAGATACGTTGGGATCTAAGATTTCTTCAATCCCTGGGCAACAGAAGCAGCTCCTTCCACCCTTCCAAGACAAATGGACCAGACCTTCATCATCTCCCTTCATTATATGA
- the LOC114194389 gene encoding AP-2 complex subunit sigma → MIRFILLQNRQGKTRLAKYYVPLEDSEKHKVEYEVHRLVVNRDPKYTNFVEFRTHKIIYRRYAGLFFSLCVDITDNELAYLECIHLFVEILDHFFSNVCELDLVFNFHKVYLILDEFILAGELQETSKKAIIERMGELEKLE, encoded by the exons ATG ATCCGATTCATTCTCTTGCAGAACAGACAAGGCAAGACCCGTCTTGCCAAATACTACGTTCCTCTCGAGGATTCCGAGAAACACAAGGTCGAATACGAG GTTCATCGCCTCGTCGTAAACAGAGATCCTAAGTACACTAATTTCGTCGAG TTTCGTACGCACAAGATAATATACAGGCGATACGCTGGCTTGTTTTTCTCACTCTGTGTTGATATCACTGATAATGAATTGGCATACTTAGAATGCATTCATTTGTTTGTGGAAATACTGGATCACTTCTTCAGCAATGTGTGTGAGCTCGATTTGGTTTTTAACTTCCATAAG GTCTATCTTATACTTGATGAATTCATTCTAGCGGGTGAACTGCAAGAAACAAGCAAGAAG GCTATCATTGAGAGAATGGGGGAACTGGAAAAACTGGAGTGA
- the LOC114193286 gene encoding hexokinase-2, chloroplastic, translating to MMSVTVAAATSFAAGSYLSRPPRRSFSVALRSDVSTTPTRILTELKRQCATPLPLLQQVAKAMSDDMRAGLGLGLGLEPGLPMIPTYVENLPTGNEKGLFYALDLGGTNFRVMRVQLGGKDERVIDTEFDQVSIPQDLMSATSEELFDFIASGLAKFVSKEDGRFHISPGRKREIGFTFSFPVKQTSIDSGILIKWTKGFAVSGTAGRDVVACLNEAMERQGIDMRVSALVNDAVGTLAGAEYWDSDVVAAVILGTGTNACYVEQISAIPKLQGHVSSSGKMIISTEWGAFSNSLPSTEFDREMEAATINPGEQIFEKTISGLYLGEIVRRVLLKMTEEGGLFGKFVPQKLSTPFILGTPDLCAMQQDYSGDLHAVGSLLYDILGAESNLSERKTVLEVCETIVRRGGRLAGAGIVGILQKMEEDQRGLIFGNGNRSVVAIDGGLYEKYSQYRTYLQDSVKELLGTEKSNNVVIEHTKDGSGIGAALLAASNSIYKQDL from the exons ATGATGTCTGTTACAGTCGCTGCCGCCACTTCCTTCGCCGCAGGCTCCTATCTTTCACGACCGCCACGGCGGAGTTTCTCGGTGGCTCTCCGATCTGACGTCTCAACGACCCCAACGAGAATATTGACGGAATTGAAACGCCAGTGTGCCACTCCTCTCCCCCTTCTTCAGCAAGTGGCCAAAGCCATGTCTGATGATATGCGAgctgggcttgggcttgggcttggccTTGAGCCCGGCCTTCCCATGATACCCACCTATGTTGAAAATCTCCCCACTGG GAATGAGAAAGGGTTGTTCTATGCCTTGGATCTTGGAGGAACCAACTTCCGTGTGATGAGGGTGCAGTTGGGTGGGAAAGATGAGCGTGTTATTGATACTGAGTTTGATCAAGTTTCTATACCACAGGATCTCATGTCTGCTACATCAGAG GAGCTGTTTGATTTCATTGCTTCGGGGCTTGCAAAGTTTGTGTCGAAGGAGGATGGGAGATTTCATATCTCACCgggaagaaagagagagattgGATTCACGTTTTCATTTCCTGTGAAGCAGACATCCATTGATTCTGGTATACTGATCAAGTGGACAAAGGGTTTTGCAGTCTCTGGAACA GCAGGAAGAGATGTGGTTGCTTGTCTGAATGAGGCAATGGAAAGACAGGGAATAGATATGCGAGTTTCTGCTCTG GTGAATGATGCTGTGGGAACATTAGCTGGAGCAGAATACTGGGACAGTGATGTTGTGGCTGCTGTCATTTTGGGTACTGGAACCAACGCTTGCTATGTTGAGCAGATCAGTGCCATTCCTAAGTTACAGGGCCATGTTTCTTCTTCCGGCAAAATG ATCATTAGCACCGAGTGGGGAGCTTTCTCAAATAGTCTCCCTTCAACCGAGTTTGACCGGGAAATGGAAGCTGCTACCATCAATCCAGGTGAGCAG ATCTTTGAAAAGACAATCTCAGGACTCTATCTAGGCGAAATTGTTAGACGAGTGCTACTGAAAATGACTGAAGAGGGTGGTTTGTTTGGCAAATTTGTCCCACAAAAACTATCTACACCATTCATACTCGG AACCCCAGATCTATGTGCTATGCAGCAAGACTATTCTGGCGATTTACATGCAGTTGGGTCTCTCCTCTATGATATattaggg GCTGAATCCAATTTAAGTGAAAGAAAAACAGTTTTAGAGGTTTGTGAGACTATTGTAAGGAGAGGTGGGAGGTTAGCTGGTGCAGGAATTGTGGGGATTCTGCAGAAAATGGAAGAAGATCAGAGAGGTCTCATCTTTGGCAATGGGAACAGAAGTGTTGTTGCAATAGATGGGGGCTTATATGAAAAGTATTCTCAATACAGGACTTATTTGCAAGATTCAGTGAAAGAACTGTTAGGGACTGAAAAATCAAACAATGTGGTGATAGAGCATACAAAAGATGGATCTGGCATAGGAGCTGCTCTGTTGGCTGCTTCAAACTCCATCTACAAACAAGACTTATAG